The nucleotide window CTTCACCGCCGAGATCCGCCGCCATGGTGTCGCAGGCCTGATCGAATCCCTCGCCGCGCAGAACCGGCAGGTCATGAACGGCGGCTGACCCGGCGCCAGGGTCGCCGGCAACCATTCCTCTGATATGCTTGCCGGCGATGAAAATCCTGGTCACCCTGCTGCGGGCGCTGGCCAACGGGCTGGCACCCCTGACCCTGATCGGCGCCGTCGCCGCCTATCTGCACCCGCCGCTGTTCCTCGGCTTCAAGGCCAGCTTCCAGTGGTTCTTTGCCGCCACCATGTTCGCCCTCGGCGTGGTGCTGGAACCGCGCGAGCTGGCGGCCACCGTGCGCGAGCCGGGGCGCATCGGCCTGGGCGTGCTCACCCAGTACAGCGTCATGCCCCTGTTCGGTTTCGCCGTGGCCATGCTGCTGCCGCTGCCGGAGGCGGTCGCCCTCGGCTTCATCATCGTCGCCGCAGCGCCCGGCGCCATGGCCAGCAACGTCATCGTCTATCTCGCCGGCGGTGCCGTGGCCTACTCCATTGCGCTGACCACCGTATCCACCTTTCTTTCGCCCTTCCTCACCCCGCTGCTGGTGAAGTTGTTGGGGGGCGTGTTCCTGCCGGTGGCGGTCTGGCCGCTGATGCGCACCATCCTGCTCACCGTGGTGGTGCCGCTGGGCGGCGGCATGCTGCTGCGGCGCATGCTGGGCAGGGGCCTGGCCTTCGCCCGCGAGCTGGCGCCCGCGGTGGCCGCGGTGGCCATCATTGTCATCTGCAGCTATGCCGTGGCCGCGAACCAGCCGCGCATCGCCGCCATGGGGACGCCGGTCATGATCGCGGTGGTCCTGCTCAACGGCCTGGGCTATGCCGCCGGCTGGTGGCTGGCGCGCCTGTACGGCTTCGACCGGCGCCATCGTCTCGCGCTGGCCATCGAGATCGGCATGCAGAATGCCGGCCTCGGCGTGGTGCTCGCGCTCCGGCACTTTGCCCCCGAGACCGCCCTGCCCGGCGCCCTGTTCGCCGTCTGGTGCATCCTCACCGCCGCCGGCGCCAGCGGCTGGCTGCGCCGGCGCGCCGTGCCTGCCCCGATCTGACGGGTTCCCGCCAGCGCACCGTCACCTGGCAGGATGCGGGGGCCACCCGCGCCCTTCGCCGTCAGCCTGGTTTCCCGAAAATTCAATCAGATGAATCGCCTGTTGGCAGAGATGGCACGGAGCCTGCATCTGACTGAATCAGGCGCCGGCAGCTTGTCACTCAAGGATCGAGGACGCCGGCCGCTAAGGAAGGCAAGGACCGGGCATGATCATTTTGGCATGAGTCCGGTCGGGGCGAACCCAGAAACTCGAACCGCATGGGACAGTCGCCGGCGTGGTGTGCAGATCCGCGAGTACGGAACTCCTGAAGCGCCGCACGGTCCCGACAGGTAACACCACGGTTCACCCTGCGGGCTCATGCCAAAGTGGCCATGCATCACCGGCCCATCATCGACTCCTCCGACGCTGAAAAGCGATTTGCCCCGCGATACCCTCGCGGGGTTTTTTTTGGTCCGGAACTGGGTGTGGTCGGGATAGAGACCTAGCCCGCATATCGCACCAGGGCGGAAGCGGGCGGCAGGCAACCTGTTGTGTTGGCAGGCAATGAACCGAGTTTCTTGACCATGGCCCGGAGTACAACTTGCGCCCGCCCGCTTCCTGCTGCGGCCCTGGTGGATTTTCGCTCGGTCTCGGGGGCGCTTCACTCAAGCCGTAGCGACGGCTACGGCTTTCGCTCCAGCCCTCCCCGAGCCCGGCTGCAAATCCGCCATCATCCGCAGCCCCTGGTGCAATATGCGGGCTAGTCAGACATGGTGCCCAATCCGATATCCGGCTGTTCCGCTTGACATATTACGCTTCGCGTAATAGCCATGACGCATGATACGGTCATTTCGGTGTCAGGACACAGGAAGCCCTGTTCGACGATCGCAAGGGCTGGTACAGCATCCGGATCAATGACCAGTGGCGCATCTGTTGCCGTTGGAAGGACGGCGATGCGCTCGATGTCGAGATCGTGGACTATCACTAGAGGGCTTCGTGAAATGAGCAAGAAACTCGAGCCAATCCATCCGGGTGAAATCCTGCGCAAGGATTTCCTCGAGCCACTGGGTATCAGCATCAACCGGCTTGCGCGCGATATTGCCGTTTCTCCCGGTCGGGTGAGCGAGATCGTCAACGGAAAGCGGGGCATCAGTGCGGATACCGCGCTGCGACTGAGCCGCTATTTCGGTGTCTCTCCGGAACTGTGGCTGGGTCTGCAGTCCGAGTATGATCTGAGAGTCGCGAAGCAGACCGTGGGGGACGAGATCGACAAGCGGATTCATCCCTTTGCCGCGTGACGGCAGCTCGCTTGCACAAAGAGAGGAAACACCTTGGTCAGCCTTTTTCTCCTTGACAGCGCCTCCTGATGGACGCCAGCCGGTCTGGTCGCGAAGTTCAGCGTGATCGTTTTGACCATCGTGATCGGGTTTCGGATATTTCTTAACCCAATCGTTGCAAAAATCCGTAGGATGGGCAAAGGCCTGAAGGGCCGGGCCCATCAAAATGCCGCTGAATCATGATGGGCACGTCGCTACGCGCCTTTGCCCATCCTACATGTCCCTGCAACACTGTTTTCAGCTCTTTGTTCAAGCCTTTTCCCAATACAGCAGGCTCGGATTTATCTGGCTGTCGGGTTAAGTCACGCCGGGCCTAATGGCGTCTGTTCCGGTGTTGGTCGTTGATCCCGGTAATAGCCAGGGATTGCCTCTTCGGGGACGTGGAACTCCCGCTCCGACACCTCAAAAACCAGAGCATGCATCCTCACTCCAGCACTGTCGGCAACTCACGCGCCAGCGCCGCGCGCTGATGTGCGCATTCGTCCGTGAGCACGAAGCCGAGCATTCTCCCCTGAGGGTCCCGGAACAGGGCGCGCAGGCCGCAGTCGGCGGTTTCGATGGTCCATTCGCCCTCGGCGTCGCGCGGCGGCG belongs to Thiohalobacter sp. and includes:
- a CDS encoding bile acid:sodium symporter family protein → MKILVTLLRALANGLAPLTLIGAVAAYLHPPLFLGFKASFQWFFAATMFALGVVLEPRELAATVREPGRIGLGVLTQYSVMPLFGFAVAMLLPLPEAVALGFIIVAAAPGAMASNVIVYLAGGAVAYSIALTTVSTFLSPFLTPLLVKLLGGVFLPVAVWPLMRTILLTVVVPLGGGMLLRRMLGRGLAFARELAPAVAAVAIIVICSYAVAANQPRIAAMGTPVMIAVVLLNGLGYAAGWWLARLYGFDRRHRLALAIEIGMQNAGLGVVLALRHFAPETALPGALFAVWCILTAAGASGWLRRRAVPAPI
- a CDS encoding HigA family addiction module antitoxin — encoded protein: MSKKLEPIHPGEILRKDFLEPLGISINRLARDIAVSPGRVSEIVNGKRGISADTALRLSRYFGVSPELWLGLQSEYDLRVAKQTVGDEIDKRIHPFAA